In one window of Gemmatimonadota bacterium DNA:
- the nrfD gene encoding polysulfide reductase NrfD, with translation MAAIAHDSNHPTQTHHEVTRDVVNTLGTAGRGYMLLLAGAVGLFLVGAVTFVALLKEGLGLAGYNPPVFWSVYITTFVFWVGIGHAGTLISAILFLFRSPWRTAVYRATEAMTVFAVMTAGLFPIIHIGRQWFFYWLLPYPNQRWLWPNFKSPLVWDVFAISTYLTVSTTFLCVGLVPDIAAARDMMTGWRSKVYGFFSLGWKGTQHQWQHYSRAYLYLAALATPLVLSVHSVVSWDFAMSIIPGWHGTIFAPYFVAGAIYSGVGMVFTLLIPLRKALKLEHMITDYHFDNLAKLTLLTGSILFYAYGMEYFIGWYSGNVFEQETFWRRLFGPMWWGGWTMVICNAFVSQLLWFRKVRTNLTALFVISIFINIGMWFERYVIINSLTNDFLPYAWSQMRPTWADWGILAGSFGWFGMWFLLFARTFPVVAIQEIKEQIPMPRLRKGGH, from the coding sequence ATGGCCGCGATCGCGCACGACTCGAATCACCCGACGCAGACCCACCACGAGGTCACCCGGGACGTCGTCAACACCCTGGGGACCGCGGGCCGGGGCTACATGCTCCTGCTGGCCGGCGCCGTGGGCCTCTTCCTGGTGGGCGCCGTCACCTTCGTGGCGCTGCTCAAGGAAGGGCTGGGGCTCGCGGGCTACAACCCGCCGGTCTTCTGGTCGGTGTACATCACCACGTTCGTCTTCTGGGTCGGCATCGGCCACGCCGGCACCCTGATCTCGGCGATCCTCTTCCTCTTCCGCTCGCCCTGGCGGACCGCGGTCTACCGGGCCACGGAAGCCATGACCGTGTTCGCCGTCATGACGGCGGGGCTCTTCCCGATCATCCACATCGGCCGCCAGTGGTTCTTCTACTGGCTGCTGCCCTACCCGAACCAGCGCTGGCTGTGGCCCAACTTCAAGTCGCCCCTGGTCTGGGACGTCTTCGCCATCTCCACCTACCTGACGGTGTCCACCACCTTCCTCTGCGTGGGGCTGGTGCCAGACATCGCCGCCGCGCGTGACATGATGACGGGGTGGCGCTCCAAGGTGTACGGCTTCTTCTCGCTGGGCTGGAAGGGCACCCAGCACCAGTGGCAGCACTACAGCCGCGCCTACCTGTACCTGGCCGCCCTGGCCACCCCCCTGGTGCTCTCGGTGCACTCGGTGGTGTCCTGGGACTTCGCCATGTCGATCATCCCCGGCTGGCACGGGACGATCTTCGCCCCGTACTTCGTGGCCGGCGCCATCTACTCCGGCGTCGGGATGGTGTTCACGCTCCTGATCCCGCTCCGCAAGGCGCTGAAGCTCGAGCACATGATCACCGACTACCACTTCGACAACCTGGCCAAGCTCACCCTGCTGACCGGGTCCATCCTGTTCTACGCCTACGGGATGGAGTACTTCATCGGCTGGTACAGCGGCAACGTGTTCGAGCAGGAGACCTTCTGGCGCCGGCTCTTCGGCCCCATGTGGTGGGGTGGCTGGACCATGGTTATCTGCAATGCCTTCGTGTCGCAGCTGCTGTGGTTCCGGAAGGTGCGCACCAACCTCACGGCGCTGTTCGTGATCTCGATCTTCATCAACATCGGGATGTGGTTCGAGCGCTACGTGATCATCAACAGCCTGACCAACGACTTCCTCCCCTACGCCTGGAGCCAGATGCGGCCCACCTGGGCGGACTGGGGGATCCTCGCCGGCTCGTTCGGCTGGTTCGGCATGTGGTTCCTGCTGTTCGCGCGCACCTTCCCGGTGGTCGCGATCCAGGAAATCAAGGAGCAGATCCCGATGCCCCGGCTCCGCAAGGGAGGCCACTGA
- a CDS encoding DUF3341 domain-containing protein, with protein sequence MARTVSGVLASFEHIDAACDAIQALRAQGRQNFTVYSAAPSHELEDALGITSSPVRLFTLIGGITGVCAGLGMTYWMSLDWPLMVGGKPIATVPPYVVFMFELMVLIGALSTVAGVIILSLRKPTTGLAYDPKFSDDRIGIFVPCPGGDAAGVERMLKDAGSVEVRHAA encoded by the coding sequence ATGGCCCGGACCGTCTCCGGCGTGCTCGCCAGCTTCGAGCACATCGACGCGGCCTGCGACGCGATCCAGGCGCTGCGCGCCCAGGGCCGCCAGAACTTCACGGTGTACTCTGCCGCCCCCAGTCACGAGCTGGAGGATGCCCTCGGCATCACCAGCTCGCCGGTGCGGCTGTTCACCCTGATCGGCGGCATCACCGGCGTCTGCGCCGGCCTGGGGATGACCTACTGGATGTCCCTGGACTGGCCGCTCATGGTCGGCGGCAAGCCCATCGCCACCGTGCCCCCCTACGTGGTGTTCATGTTCGAGCTCATGGTGCTGATCGGCGCGCTCTCCACCGTCGCGGGGGTGATCATCCTCTCCCTGCGCAAGCCCACGACCGGCCTGGCCTACGACCCCAAGTTCAGCGATGACCGGATCGGGATCTTCGTCCCCTGCCCGGGCGGCGATGCCGCCGGGGTCGAGCGCATGCTCAAGGACGCCGGCAGCGTGGAGGTGCGTCATGCGGCGTAG
- a CDS encoding cytochrome c has protein sequence MRRRLATLGALLLALGTGGCDYYYNDVPSPDDLMHVVPWFDAMITSPAVHPYASATVPRNTPAGTVPITGGEADWSAEWSVGNSTTADKLVNPLAGQPASALGDTLYNTYCAVCHGIAGYADGPVGPRVATLPLITDRAIAWSDGYIYSIIRYGRGVMPRYGDRVRGRNRWEIVNYVRKLQADAKAQAAAQAAQAGGAN, from the coding sequence ATGCGGCGTAGGCTCGCGACCCTCGGCGCGCTGCTGCTGGCCCTCGGCACGGGCGGCTGCGACTACTACTACAACGACGTGCCCTCGCCGGATGACCTCATGCACGTCGTGCCCTGGTTCGACGCCATGATCACGAGCCCGGCGGTGCACCCCTACGCCTCCGCCACCGTGCCCCGCAACACCCCCGCGGGCACCGTGCCGATCACCGGCGGCGAGGCCGACTGGTCGGCCGAGTGGAGCGTGGGGAACAGCACCACCGCCGACAAGCTGGTCAACCCGCTGGCCGGCCAGCCCGCCTCGGCGCTCGGCGACACGCTGTACAACACCTACTGCGCCGTCTGTCACGGCATCGCCGGCTACGCCGACGGGCCCGTCGGGCCCCGGGTCGCCACGCTGCCGCTCATCACCGACCGGGCCATCGCCTGGAGTGACGGCTACATCTACAGCATCATCCGCTATGGTCGCGGCGTCATGCCCCGCTACGGGGACCGCGTGCGCGGCCGGAATCGCTGGGAAATCGTGAACTACGTCCGGAAGCTCCAGGCCGACGCCAAGGCGCAGGCGGCGGCCCAGGCGGCGCAGGCGGGAGGGGCGAACTGA
- a CDS encoding zf-HC2 domain-containing protein, with translation MTTARHTPDEELHAYLDQALSRSQAAEIERHLARCPRCQMARDEIARLRDRTTELLAEFSPPSVIPPAYATLQARAAERAGGRSRWLVIGAWAASIAVAVLAGWTLRSPGAPRPAPTAAVASTDPRPPAPTVDLPAPEATRQDRPVSRRQPGSPARADASAREQPGPVQFASAVETAPPAHFPTTARQLNPNAPDSDLTDFTSQPMGDEPGLKGLWRTVSPDSAGQLRSVDVPLVPGLPVVQVRVQPGETGPDVTAVDQMLESGELVRTLAGPAPRVAALVAAEGGQPPASTPVDGSSRVTVTIQQGDRMVAVTGPSQALGSLLNRVTPRRRY, from the coding sequence GTGACGACCGCGCGGCACACTCCTGACGAAGAGCTCCACGCCTACCTCGACCAGGCGCTGAGCCGGTCGCAGGCGGCGGAGATCGAGCGCCATCTCGCCCGCTGTCCCCGTTGCCAGATGGCGCGGGACGAGATCGCGCGGCTGCGGGACCGGACCACGGAGCTGCTGGCCGAATTCAGCCCGCCGTCGGTGATCCCGCCGGCCTACGCCACCCTGCAGGCACGGGCGGCCGAGCGGGCGGGCGGCCGCTCGCGCTGGCTGGTGATCGGGGCATGGGCCGCGAGCATCGCGGTGGCGGTGCTGGCCGGCTGGACGCTCCGGTCGCCGGGGGCCCCTCGCCCCGCGCCCACTGCCGCCGTGGCGAGCACCGATCCGCGACCCCCAGCGCCGACGGTGGACCTGCCGGCCCCCGAAGCCACACGGCAGGACCGGCCGGTGTCGCGGCGCCAGCCGGGGAGCCCGGCGCGGGCCGACGCCTCGGCCCGGGAGCAGCCGGGCCCGGTCCAGTTTGCCTCCGCCGTGGAGACGGCGCCGCCGGCGCACTTCCCCACGACGGCCCGGCAGTTGAATCCCAACGCCCCTGACAGCGACCTGACGGACTTCACCTCACAGCCGATGGGCGATGAGCCGGGACTCAAGGGGCTGTGGCGAACGGTCTCCCCCGACAGTGCGGGCCAGCTCCGCTCGGTGGATGTCCCGCTGGTTCCGGGGCTCCCGGTGGTGCAGGTCCGGGTGCAGCCCGGTGAGACCGGTCCCGACGTCACGGCCGTGGACCAGATGCTCGAGTCGGGGGAACTGGTGCGGACCCTGGCCGGCCCGGCGCCGCGCGTCGCGGCGCTGGTGGCGGCCGAGGGAGGCCAGCCGCCCGCCAGCACGCCGGTCGACGGCAGCAGCCGGGTGACGGTCACCATCCAGCAGGGCGACCGGATGGTCGCGGTCACCGGGCCGTCACAGGCGCTCGGTTCGCTGCTCAACCGCGTGACACCCCGCCGGCGGTACTAG
- a CDS encoding sigma-70 family RNA polymerase sigma factor, producing the protein MGDELEELYRTTYATVVRFLYRKVWDADRAHDLAQEVFIRAMAHRPEKPRAWLFAVAANLARDEARAAMRRKRHLTLLKDDPITHPSSHMPADEMVEEDERRARVDGALNTLTARDREVLLLWDAGLSYPEIAQQTGLAVGAVGTTLARARKRLIDAYDRMEHRDDRAAHS; encoded by the coding sequence ATGGGCGATGAACTCGAAGAGCTGTATCGAACCACCTACGCGACCGTGGTGCGTTTCCTGTACCGGAAGGTCTGGGACGCCGACCGCGCCCACGACCTCGCGCAGGAGGTGTTCATCCGGGCGATGGCCCACCGGCCCGAGAAGCCCCGGGCGTGGCTCTTCGCGGTGGCCGCGAACCTGGCGCGGGACGAGGCGCGCGCGGCCATGCGCCGCAAGCGGCACCTGACCCTGCTCAAGGATGACCCGATCACCCACCCCTCGAGCCACATGCCCGCGGACGAGATGGTGGAAGAAGACGAGCGGCGCGCCCGGGTGGACGGCGCGCTCAACACCCTGACGGCCCGGGACCGCGAGGTCCTGCTCCTGTGGGACGCGGGGCTCAGCTATCCTGAAATTGCCCAGCAGACCGGTCTCGCCGTGGGTGCCGTCGGCACCACACTCGCGCGGGCCCGGAAGCGACTGATCGACGCCTACGACCGGATGGAACATCGTGACGACCGCGCGGCACACTCCTGA